Genomic segment of Apium graveolens cultivar Ventura chromosome 7, ASM990537v1, whole genome shotgun sequence:
gctaaacggcatttgaggcatactaaatgcaacataataaggattaggtgcaaatggcatgttagcatattgtgcattcaaattttgtgcaggcataacattaacaggcattgtaggcatgttGGGAAATGAAGGAGGCGCAGACATAGGAGTAGTCATAAtaagtttgcaattaatagacaaatgattaacactaccacacttaacacagatttttcttggagcatatttatcagatgtgtagttgttatgtttgttaattcctactttcccatttatgttattttcctttttgattctgctttaacctcaatcttatctaatctatcattcaattgctttATAGACCGATGACCAACATtgactctcttttcttttctcacttgacttgattctcctggaacaaagtttttagaaactgatccatatttatcattcaacttagctagcttagctttgctaactagCTTACTTACAttcgacggatgtggctcattgtctttcgacggataatctttttgattatttgacgtataattttcatcatccgtcgaatccacatccgttgaaagtccttcaaccaaattggaattaagcttctccttgttctttttccaggctacatcacaaaaagactctataccttgaactttagtaatttgagcatggacatctctagatgatttccatgccttaattacttcctgttcttGTTCAAATtactttcttaaaatctcttctttctttaaagattcagttaattcatccttggcagttttacattcaattctcaatttctcaaactcaataaattgagactctagcacattattcctctcactcaaaaacaaattattttctttaattttagcattttccttagtgagggattTAAGAGTTACATGCAAATGATATAgctcagtagacatatcattgatggcatcattgcactcagatttagttaaatgtgctaggttagtggtgattacctgattgctggatgaactaacttctgcttcatctgatttggccattagggctagattgacatagtttgtttcctcatcttcatccaatccatctgcaacccagtcattttcttgtgtgatgaaagccctttccttttgtttgagcaactcaaaatatttttgcttgtagtcaacaggctcaaacttcttcttactggaatcagactttctacactgactagcaaaatgacctgccaagccacatttgaaacacttgaatttagacttatcaaccatgtttctgtttggcttagttgctccgaaattcttcttgaatttgagcttggaaaatctcctggataggaatgctagatgctcatccatgtcatcttagcttaactgttcttcattttcagctaccagccctttacccttactttcacaaacccttgagtttgatacaggttccacaacttcaaccttcatctccttttccttcTCTTGCTCAGAAACAAGTGTAATgaatcctcctttctttcttcctttctccatcttttcatctttctctatttcaagctcataggtttttagaactccatacagtctttccaaggtgaattccttgtaatcttaagagtttcttaaagagactgtcatgggcttccattcctttggtagagatctaagaaatttgaggtttgagtcttttgtttgatagacccttccatatAACTTGaaagcatttagtagcttttgaaatctactaaatatgttAGTGAGTgtctcactttcttcacagtaaaaatgctcatattgctgaatcaggagctgcatcttgttctctcttacttgctcagttccatcacagataatttgaattgtgtcccatactactttggctattttacagttgatgatgttgtcaaacatatcaccatcaacaccattaaacaatatgttcatggcctttttatctttcctgacttgttcaatgtctggatcagaccattcatgtctgggctttggaactgatggctcatttcctgtagcgGCTCTCATaagaacatgaggacctctctcaatgcggtccacataagcttcatccggaaaaagaagatgtaggtgcatcttcacctttcagtggtgatctttacactctttcTACTTCATGAGCTTgctcttataccaattgttattcccaaacaatgcaacaagaattacagaaggggggttgaatataattctggcttctttttctgattttagaaatgttcttacttaatatataactgtgtttgattttgcaagaagtgcgaaATGAAAGTGAACtggaaatcaaaacacaaagcaataaaacaaaaggttttaaaactttctggtggatttgaatttatccaccagatatatatatatatatatatatatatatatatataaagttgagaactctgtgatgcttgaatagcacacagctgattacaagtgaacttacaaaCTTACAGATAAATTCTTAACAGATATAGCTTTTGATATCTCTCTGAAAATTATGCTTACTTAGTTCCTTTTGTTCTACTTGCTCCACTTGGTTTATaaatcaccaagttacatgaaagtaaaataagataataagataaaactgtatctagtctaacttcatgcggcttcattactttattccagcatctttgaatatcttcataattgcatggaaatggtcatgcttctttgttctctaaaacctgtaattaggctgtcacattccatttgcaaacatccgacgcatatgactgtgttgtcactgtcaactgctattttgaatatgatcattcttcgggactatgttggtcatccgtcgggagccttgttgattatccgtcggtaGTCTTTGCAGATCATCCGTTGGTagcctttctgtcacttgactccatttcacttatacagaattacaagacatcttatatttataattagccaacctattctgtatatcaatctagtgGTCAACATGACTTTAGGAAAtctacagaatctactagactaaaaaattattgtttgcagaaatatgctacaatacttattattacataagctatactctcgatggatgttcagatgtcatccgtcgggactataaggttcatctgtcgggactatattggaacatccgtcgagagatacaaaatactaagttaaatctactaaggtgttttgttcaaacttatcatcaagtccacaacatattcctaacagatgtATTTACCAAGGTTGCCCCATCTACTATTTTCAATCATCTCTTATCCAAGCTGAGAGTGTTTCCACCTCCCATCTTGAGGGGGCTATTGAATATTTTGCAAGTTCACACAGTACAAATCCTGATTCATCGAGTGCAAATCCTGATTCATcattgttagatattgaatgcaacatagggtgtgaatgtgttttttcgatttttagcctttttaaacttgtttggatattgtgtgaacaaagcagtgtatatttgtagagatattgtgttaacagaaataaatcaacaagcacaatatttcaaaatccatttaatttgtattaattaagtttgtcttgctacaaattttgtgttcttaaaaatgcaagaactcggcttcttccttgagagaatacaaaaaATATGAATATGTTTATTACTATTAAACTAAGGACTggtgcatgctttatacactagcagcacgggtttacaagacttgaACTAAAATGTACTAAGCTACTTTCTAAAgaaacctttttctatttccatttctaacttagcaaatctgtgcagaatcttgcaggtttGTGACCAACCTTTATCTAGTTAATtttgacccttgatcttgtattctctcagCTACTTTGTAGACATTTCAATCTAGAGAATAGATCATTTGTttactgataatcttgaatcttgaacttgtctggattctgtatttgagaggcatatcgagatctctcgtttgttttatagagaagtgacatctcgataagtataatgatttatcgagatctctgagttctctataggtatatttgacttgtagaggtctcttgatctttgcatgtgaaatgacttgtcgaaaTGTCCGAGATCTCaacatgtagaaatgacttgtcgatatctctgagatctttatatgagaaattgacttgtcgatatctccaattctcacatcttcattttgacttatcgatatctctgagttctctatatgcagaaatggTTTGTCGATATTaccagttctctacatcttaatttgacttgtcgatatctatgagacttctctataatccattttagacttctcaataagtcattctggacttcttgAATGACTCCTCGATACTGcttgatctatgacttgtagatttcttgacttagaacatttttcctagaacagtTTTATTCAATTCCAAGTTTTTACACTTTTCTCTAAGGCATGgtcatggcttgatcttcttccagagtttattccttagcttgaatctgttcacagaaaaatcctccaTTCTAATCTTCTACCCTTTTTATAGATTCAagaaataaatacataatataaaattgattatcaaacaactaaatctcagggttgtcaatataaattagtcttgttattatacaagcatatcttgcacaacaatcaCAAAGTGCAAATCTTGATTCATAAATCTTGATTCACTCATTACATTGTTCTGTATGACAGCTAAGCAGACTTCTCACACACTAATTTTATCTCACCATTGAGTTAGTTAAATACCACTCATTGGATTCTATAATTAGTGAGttagaatattttatttaatcTCTAAGCAAAATATTTGTAACAGATTTTCATATCGTCTTCTTCACTCTGTGaaacagtttttatattattgattatgAAGAGATTGTTCAAGTTTAACATATATATTTGTTgcaataatattattttaattttttatttcaGGTTAATCCTTATAACTTGAGTGAATTCATATAAGTTGTAATTATTAACAACAAAGTTCACAAAAACATGTTTACCTATAACTTTGAAGGTGGGGATGCCGGATCATCAAAGATTTTAATTAATACAAATAGAAAATAGAAATATATATTATcaaacaatgttacttaatcctgCTACTCAACTCAACCAGCCTTATTCCAGAGGTGTTCCCCTAATTTCTTGCGTGTTTTGCAGAATGCCAGCTCAACTGCTACTCTGCTAccatttattattattttttactATTGAAAATTTTGTTAATGTtaagagagagaaagagagtttCAACACGGTTACCACATCTTAATGTTGTTTTTGAGCAAAGGGGTCTTTTGCATTAAACATGTATTATAATCAACATGGACACCCTGTTAAACCCCTATGCTAATAATAATTTTGTAGCTTCCCTCACCCTCCTCCTTAATCAACATTATTATAAGATTCCATACATTTCTGATTCTCACTTTtgtattatttaatatatatctTAATATATTGCATTATAACAACGGAGAATAATCTCATTTTTTGATTGCGCTAATGTCAGCTTCTGTAGTTAAACCTGCATGTGCCTTATTACAACAATATACGATCATTTTGGTGTTGTAAAAATGTCAACGAATCTCAACTAGCTCTTTTTAATATTAACATTCAATATAATTTTTTAGTTTTGATGAATTAGGTGCCAAGACAAGGACTCTCTCTCTCTTTAAAGCGTTTATGTTTCTACAAGGTTAATTATAAGCAGGGAGGAACTAGGGGCACCGAAGGGAGCCCCGGTCCCCGCCAACTGCggaataaccccaaaattttaatataaaattttaaaatttactatCAAAATTTTTTTTGTCCCcctagatttaaaaaaaaaattgaaattgagaattgattatacaaatttttattgattttgttaattatttCATTCAAAATAATATTGATTAGATGGAAATAATGGAATTTGTTcattaatcttaataattaataaataaacatataagATAAAGATAGTACAATTTGAAACAAAAAAAAGATGCTTAAAACTAAAGTCTAAAAATAGAACATACTTGTTCAGTTGTTCTGCTCCGGTCCCAAAACTCCCAATACACACTATACATAGAAATTACAATCCCTAATATCATCTCTCTTTATCTACTCTACCTTTGCATCTAATCCGTAAATATGAGTAAGAGAAAAGAGATTGCATCCTATTTTCAACCCAAGAAGAAGCAAACAACTACTTGTGAAGATGAAGAACCTTCTGCCGCCTCAATTGAAGTCACTGGAGATGGAGTTGAGCCTCTGATTTTTGGTGGGATAAATAGAAACTCCGAGCAAAATCCTCAAAATCCAGAGATTGTTAATGAAGGTATTGATTCTGAGAACACTGATGAAATTATTGATTTCAATTCGTTAATACGTGATCTTGGTTTGCGGAAACAAATTGAGACTTATCATCCAaataaaaaagatttaattaGGAGAGCATACATTGATCTTGGTGCATATCAACCTGTGCAAGTTTATCCCTTCTCTGGTCCTGAAAATCATCCCCGTCGATTTCAAAAGAGTTGGTTTGATAAATTTTCTTGGTTAGAGTACTCCCCAGAAAAAGATGCAGCACattatttttattgttttctttttgCTAAAAATCCATTAGGAAGGTGTGGCTCGAATACTTTTACTGTCAAGGGGTTTAACAGTTGGAGGAAAGTAAACAATGGAAAAGATTGTGATTTTAGatgtcatgttgggaaaagaaatGGTTCTAATTCAGCTCATAATTTTGCGGCTAAATGTTATTATAATCTTAAAAATCAGCCTTGTCACTTGGAGAAGATAGTGGAGAAACAAAGTGCAGAAGAGATCAAACGAAATCGAATGCGTCTTAAAACATCGATAGATGCAATCAAATGGTTGACATTCCAAGCTTGTGCATTCAGAGGACATGATGAAAGCTGCAACTCGAAGAATCAGGGTAATTTTCTTGAGATGTTAAAACTTTTGGCTTATTATAATCCTCAAGTAGAAGAAATAATTTTAAGTAAAGCCCCCAAAAATGCCAAATACACTTCACCAaaaattcaaaaagaactttTACAAGTTTTTGCTAGGAAATTGCAAGATTTAATTTGTGATGAGATTGATGATGCAAAATATTGTTTGATTGTGGATGAATCTAGAGATATTTCTAAAAGGGAGCAAATGGCTATTGTGGTTAGGTTCGTTGATAAAAGCGGCTATGTGAGGGGGCGTTTCTTGGATTTAGTCCATGTTAAAGATACAACTTCTTTAACTTTAAAGACTGAAATATGTGCTATTTTGTCTCATCATAATCTTAATGTCCTGAACATAAGAGGTCAAGGATATGATGGTGCCAGAACATAAGAGGTCAAGGATATGATGTGCTTAAATCTCTTCGTCGACAAGGAAAACAAAAGCAAATGGTGACAATGGAACATCATTACCGAGTAAAAATCTTTACAACTGCCATAGATCAACAATTACAGGAGCTAAACAATAGATTCAGTGAACAAATGACGGAACTTCTCATTTTAAGTGCATCATTAAATCCTAGGGATGGTTACAGGTCTTTCAACATAGAGAACATTTGCAAGTTAGCTGAAAAGTTTTATCCAGAAGATTTTTTGGGAGATGAAAAAATCCATCTACAGTGTGAACTACAACATTATGGGTTAGATGTTCCGGTTCATCCAGATTTGAAGAATCTGTCTACTCTTGGTGATTTATGTCATGGATTGGTAACCACAGGGAAAGCTGACATGTATCGATTAGTTGATAGACTATTAAGGATTGTCTTGACTCTTCCAACATCTACTGCAACATCTGAACGAGTTTTTTCTGCTATGAAAATTGTGAAAACAAGTCTTCGCAATCGAATGAAAGATGAATTTCTTAGGGATTATTTGGTAGTGTATATTGAAAAGGAGATTGCGGAGACCATTTCTGCCGAGGAGATCattgattctttttatttgaTCAAAGAAAGGCGTGCACATCTCAAATAAATCGGTATATTTtctacttttatttattttggtcCCCCTATGTTAGAATCCTGGTTCCGCCCCTGATTATAAGTTTCAGTATTGTGATATCTATGAATTTCTATTTAGTAAGGCCTTTACTGGTTTTCGGCTTAGCAATAATCGAATTAAGAAACTTATTCGATCGGAAAATTAGTTTATCGAAGAGGATCTTTGGCTGGTTCGTCTTTCACCTTAAGGACCAAAAGAAAACATTGATCAAATTCTATTTAGTCTTACTCGTGCCATGCATTTTAAACTCAAATTTTATGTTATAATCTTTTTAGATATTAAATAAAAACATTATCTTAACTCTTAATGAATTAGCTTTATGGAAAACAAAAAAGATTAGGAGATAGAAGAGAACTAGAGCCAGCTCAAAAGGTATAAAAATAACAGTTGCTTTTATTCTGCTTCCTGCCCCCATAAAAGTCTCCAGCTGCAGGGGCCATAATCCATGTCCATATCCATGGAGCTTAGCACTTAGAAGGGCAGAGCTGAGCTGAGCGCACCCTAGGCTGTAATTTATCTTTTCAAATTGGGTTCGAATCCCTttcaattgattgtcataatTACTTGTTCGGTCTAATTTAATGATAGTATTTAAAACAGAAATGTTAAATTTTTTAAAGCATTCTCAAAATCGTTGAAAATGCTGACGTGAAATATGCATACTTAGTCACTGTAATATGTCATTTTCAATTTCTCAAAATCTCATCGCAAACTCATATTCAAGTTAAACATAAAGAtagggttaaatatcaagtaggtcacttactgcgtccaaatatatcaagtgagtcactggttacaaaactgactcaaattagtcactcatttaaaaatttatatcaaaaatatcactttatcgttagtcgaaatttttaaaaatattatatattgagtttcccACATTTTTTGTGAATcatattacatccaaatgaaaggttacgagttctagtattttagataatattgttagatttttaaaattttatcaactatttattttttattttttaattgtattatttgatttaaataaaaataaatagtaaataaattttaaaaaaaattaaaaatattttctaaaatactagaactcagaatctttcatttggatgtaatatcattcgTAAAAAATGTGTCAAActcaataaataatatttttaagaatttggactaacgatagagtgatatttttgatacaaattttcaaatgaatgattcatttgagtcagttttgtaacCAGTGACTCACTTGATATATTTGGACGCACTAAGTGACCTACTTGATATTTACCCCATAAAGATAAAGCCACGTACAAAACTAAATAGTAAATTTATGATATATATGACAGATTCCAACTCTCCCATGTTACAACTTCTACTAATTTGCCCCCCACCATTCTCTTTCCCTTTTCTATATATACCCATTTTATTCACTTAACCCCCCCTCTCAACTTCCACTTCATTTATCTCTCAAGACCCCCAAGAAAAACATTACAATCATTTGAACTTCAAAACAAGCCCCTCCTTCGTTACAATGTGTTCCTCCAAGTCTAAGCTTCAAGAAACTACACCTGCCTCCCTTGACATCAATGGTCGTCCTGTCCTTCAACCCAATCAAGTTCCTCTCTTGGAACGTCgaaatttgaataaaaaatcGTCCAAAAAATCTGTTACACCGCCTAAGGTTCAGCCATTACCTCCACATAATGTTACTGGTCCAAAACTAAGGCCTTTTGTTACCACTCCACCAATCTCTCCCAAGCTAAGATCGCCACGACAGCCTGCGATCAAACGAGGAAACGACCCGAATGGACTTAACTCTAGTGTCGAGAAACTGGTTTTGACACCAAAGAGCGACCAAAAGGCTCGGATTCCTGTGAAGAAGTCAAAGACAGAGACAGCTTGTGTGGATACTAGCACATTGAATTATTCTTCTTCCTGTATCATAGAAGCTCCTGGAAGTATTGCAGCAGCTAGGAGGGAGCAAGTTGCGAATATGCAAGTTCAGAGAAAGATGAAGATTGCTCATTACGGAAGGTCAAAGTCTGCAAAATATGACCCATACTTAAACCTTATTGATAATGCTGAGCCAACTCTCAATGTCACACACGATAAAAGATGCAGTTTTATTACACCTAATTCAGGTATCCTcctttatttaatttatttttcacGCATTTGCATAATTTCTTATATACTCTCGCCTGTACTTTCACCAAGTCTCGAACCCTCAACCTCTTGTTACGACATAAATATAATTACCCTCGGACACTTGCCTTTATAGAATCTAGTATCCTCAACTTCTTGTTAGCATGAGAAACTCCGCTATGCTATAATGAAAAGGAATGAATCAACTGGGAGTCTTCTGTTATCAAGAAAAAGAAAACTGATTGTTATTTTCTGTGCAGACCCCGTTTATGTTGCTTACCATGACGAAGAATGGGGAGTTCCAGCACATGATGACAGGTAAATCTCTTGTTCCTCTAGCCTTAAATAAGAGTATATGTTTGTGTAAATAATATCTTAACATTGAGATATGGgcttatttatatttaattttacaAATGAAATGCAGGGTGCTGTTTGAATTGTTAGTGCTAACTGGAGCGCAAGTAGGATCAGATTGGACTTCAATCCTAAAGAAAAGACATGAATTCAGGCGAGGAAACTTTGAGTTTAAGTAATATTTACAGTTATCATGCAAAAATTAAATACTTGGCAACTTATAGCTCTCTCACACGCATTTCATATACAGGGATGCTTTCTCAGAATTTGATGCAGAAACTGTCTCCAAATATTCAGAAAAGAAAATCACTTCAATCAGTATTCAATTTCACATAGAACTAAGGCTGGTCCGAGGAGTTGTCGACAACTCTAACAGAATTCTGCAGGTAACTACTGCAATATTTTTATCTTTTTATGTTCATCAAACTAATGATCCTTTATCTAAAACTAATTATGGTCTGCTTAATGAAATATTAACATATTATATGTGCTTTTCATAAGGTTAAAAATGCACAGCTCTTTTTAAGCTTCTTTATATCAGCTTTTCTAGTTGAAAATTTGAaattataatttcataaatcagcGTAAGGGCATGGTTTTTTAAATTTTATGAGTAGCACATATAtttcaattaacatgttaagcTATGCAAGTAAAATTAAGAATCAACATGATACTAcacaaaaaataaataaataaaaaactaacacAGGCTTCATACATTTGTGACTCAGATTAAGAAGGAATTTGGGTCATTCGACAAATATCTATGGGGATTTGTCAACAACAGTCCCATTGTCACACAATACAAATTATGCAACAAAATGCCGGTCAAGACTTCAAAATCAGAGGCCATTAGCAAGGACATGGTGAAGAGAGGATTCCGATTAGTCGGACCCACCGTTCTACATTCCTTCATGCAGGCAGCTGGACTAACCATCGACCACCTAATTACCTGCCCACGCCACCTTCAATGCACTGCGCTGGCTCATAAACGCGCTACCGTGGCACCAGCTCTATGAAGTTGTCAAGCACATGGCAGAGAAGAATgattattaattttattaatgaGTAGATTATAACACTAATAGCTGcataattattag
This window contains:
- the LOC141673921 gene encoding uncharacterized protein LOC141673921 — translated: MSKRKEIASYFQPKKKQTTTCEDEEPSAASIEVTGDGVEPLIFGGINRNSEQNPQNPEIVNEGIDSENTDEIIDFNSLIRDLGLRKQIETYHPNKKDLIRRAYIDLGAYQPVQVYPFSGPENHPRRFQKSWFDKFSWLEYSPEKDAAHYFYCFLFAKNPLGRCGSNTFTVKGFNSWRKVNNGKDCDFRCHVGKRNGSNSAHNFAAKCYYNLKNQPCHLEKIVEKQSAEEIKRNRMRLKTSIDAIKWLTFQACAFRGHDESCNSKNQGNFLEMLKLLAYYNPQVEEIILSKAPKNAKYTSPKIQKELLQVFARKLQDLICDEIDDAKYCLIVDESRDISKREQMAIVVRFVDKSGYVRGRFLDLVHVKDTTSLTLKTEICAILSHHNLNVLNIRGQGYDGART
- the LOC141672129 gene encoding uncharacterized protein LOC141672129 isoform X1 yields the protein MCSSKSKLQETTPASLDINGRPVLQPNQVPLLERRNLNKKSSKKSVTPPKVQPLPPHNVTGPKLRPFVTTPPISPKLRSPRQPAIKRGNDPNGLNSSVEKLVLTPKSDQKARIPVKKSKTETACVDTSTLNYSSSCIIEAPGSIAAARREQVANMQVQRKMKIAHYGRSKSAKYDPYLNLIDNAEPTLNVTHDKRCSFITPNSDPVYVAYHDEEWGVPAHDDRVLFELLVLTGAQVGSDWTSILKKRHEFRRGNFEFKDAFSEFDAETVSKYSEKKITSISIQFHIELRLVRGVVDNSNRILQIKKEFGSFDKYLWGFVNNSPIVTQYKLCNKMPVKTSKSEAISKDMVKRGFRLVGPTVLHSFMQAAGLTIDHLITCPRHLQCTALAHKRATVAPAL
- the LOC141673922 gene encoding uncharacterized protein LOC141673922, with product MTELLILSASLNPRDGYRSFNIENICKLAEKFYPEDFLGDEKIHLQCELQHYGLDVPVHPDLKNLSTLGDLCHGLVTTGKADMYRLVDRLLRIVLTLPTSTATSERVFSAMKIVKTSLRNRMKDEFLRDYLVVYIEKEIAETISAEEIIDSFYLIKERRAHLK
- the LOC141672129 gene encoding uncharacterized protein LOC141672129 isoform X2 encodes the protein MCSSKSKLQETTPASLDINGRPVLQPNQVPLLERRNLNKKSSKKSVTPPKVQPLPPHNVTGPKLRPFVTTPPISPKLRSPRQPAIKRGNDPNGLNSSVEKLVLTPKSDQKARIPVKKSKTETACVDTSTLNYSSSCIIEAPGSIAAARREQVANMQVQRKMKIAHYGRSKSAKYDPYLNLIDNAEPTLNVTHDKRCSFITPNSDPVYVAYHDEEWGVPAHDDRVLFELLVLTGAQVGSDWTSILKKRHEFRDAFSEFDAETVSKYSEKKITSISIQFHIELRLVRGVVDNSNRILQIKKEFGSFDKYLWGFVNNSPIVTQYKLCNKMPVKTSKSEAISKDMVKRGFRLVGPTVLHSFMQAAGLTIDHLITCPRHLQCTALAHKRATVAPAL